ACTTACTATCAAAGAAAAACTTAACATTAAAACTGATATTTTACTTTTTAAACCTTTTACTAATTTCATTTTTTCACTCCTTTATTTTTATTTATATAGATATTATAAATGAAATTTTTATAATTTAGAAGTCTAAAATAGTTATCAAGTTTACAACTTTTCGTTATAATATGTAAAATAAAAAAGAGAGCTCTTTTATTTTATAAAAAAATTCTCTAAATTTTTAAATTATTATAATTTAATTGTTTTTAACCACTCTTTTATTTCTTGTTCTGATGTTCTTCTATAAAATGAACCTCCATTTTTTATATCTGAATTTGGTAACATATCCCTAAATTCTGCTTCAGCATTTTTAATTCCTACTCCTCCACTTGTACAGAAAGGAATTACTATTTTACCAGAAAAATTATATTCTTCTAAAAATGTTTTTATAAGTTGAGGTTCTTTATACCACCAGATTGGGAAACCTATGAATATAACATCATAATTATTCATATTTTTTATATGTGTAGAAAGTTCTGGCCTTATATCTGCATCTTGCTCTTTTTTAGCTCTTTCTGAAGTAGGGTCATGTTCCTTTGAATATGGTTTAACAGGTACAATCTCAAAAAGCTCTCCATTTGTATTTTTTGCAATTATCTCTGCCACTCTTTTAGTTGAACCTGTAAGTGAATAATAAGCAACTAAAACTTTTTTATTGACTGTTGAAGCAAACGCATTTTGATTTCCATACATAAAAAATGTCAAAAATAATAAATTTAAAAATATCTTTTTCATTAATTTCACCTACTTTTATTCTTGTTTTTCAAAAGTAATATTTGTATCTTTCATTTCATTAAAGAAAGAAATATCAGCATCTGTATGTCCTAATTTTTGTTGCTCAAACACTTCTCCATTTTGTTTATATAAAATTACTAAACTTCCCATTGGTGGCCAATATGAAAGGTCTCCAACTTTATAACCTTGGTCAGAAGCATTATCTGTTGGAAGTCCTCCAGCTCCAAATCTATAAACCATTTCACGTCCATATCTATTAGCCATTGGTAATGTAAGTGGTAATTTATCATATAATGCATGGCTTGCTACATTGTTTTCTAATTTTACTATAAATGTATGACTTCCTGCTGTTACTTTTACATTCATTTCTTTTCCTCCTTTAGCTGTATTCCCATAAATTACAAAACTTACTAATACAGTCAATAAAAATATAAATATTGATTTTCTTTTTATCATCTTAAATTTTTCCTCCTTTTTACTTATTTCCTTTAGACATTCATATTCTATATCAATTAATTTATTATGTAAAATACTTATTTTTCATAATAATTAATGCCTAAAATGTATTTTTAATATATTTTAAAAAATTATCAAGTATAGGAGAAATTATAAGATTTTTTTTCCATACTAGTATTGTTTTTGCAGTAATAGATGGGTACAAAGGAAGAAAATATACTTGATGATAATTATAATTTCGCTTTAAACCAATAGCAACACCTAATTTTTCCTGTACAAAAACAGCAGCATTTCCCATAAGATTATATGTTCCTACTATATTGAGATTTTTGTAATCTTCTCCAAACCATTCTGTAATCCTGTTTTGGATTACCATACGTTTTGGCATAATAATTTTTTCATAAAGTAAATCTTCTTTTGTTACATAATTTTTTTCAATAAGTAAACTATCCTCAGAAACAAATACACCCCATATTTCCTCACTAGGAATTTCTAAAAAATTATATTTTTCTAAATCTATTGGAGTAAGAAGAAGTCCTACATCTATAAGCCCATTTTCAATTTTATTTTTAATTGAATCTGCATTTCCACTGAATATATCAAAATTTACTAAAGGATATTCTTCTTTAAATTTTGAAATCACTTTTGCTAAATAAGAAAATGTAAGAAATTCACCACTTCCAATTATGATTTTTCCACTAATCTGATTTTTTTTATCTATTTCATATTTTGTTTTTTCTATAAGAGAAATTATTTCTTCTG
This portion of the Fusobacterium simiae genome encodes:
- a CDS encoding flavodoxin codes for the protein MKKIFLNLLFLTFFMYGNQNAFASTVNKKVLVAYYSLTGSTKRVAEIIAKNTNGELFEIVPVKPYSKEHDPTSERAKKEQDADIRPELSTHIKNMNNYDVIFIGFPIWWYKEPQLIKTFLEEYNFSGKIVIPFCTSGGVGIKNAEAEFRDMLPNSDIKNGGSFYRRTSEQEIKEWLKTIKL
- a CDS encoding cyclophilin-like fold protein, giving the protein MIKRKSIFIFLLTVLVSFVIYGNTAKGGKEMNVKVTAGSHTFIVKLENNVASHALYDKLPLTLPMANRYGREMVYRFGAGGLPTDNASDQGYKVGDLSYWPPMGSLVILYKQNGEVFEQQKLGHTDADISFFNEMKDTNITFEKQE
- a CDS encoding LysR family transcriptional regulator, producing MDTRLLVYYLAIAEEENITKASQILHVTQPTLSRQMMQLEEELGVKLFIRSKHRIILTNEGMLFKQRAEEIISLIEKTKYEIDKKNQISGKIIIGSGEFLTFSYLAKVISKFKEEYPLVNFDIFSGNADSIKNKIENGLIDVGLLLTPIDLEKYNFLEIPSEEIWGVFVSEDSLLIEKNYVTKEDLLYEKIIMPKRMVIQNRITEWFGEDYKNLNIVGTYNLMGNAAVFVQEKLGVAIGLKRNYNYHQVYFLPLYPSITAKTILVWKKNLIISPILDNFLKYIKNTF